In Candidatus Angelobacter sp., the sequence AGCCTCGCTGTATTTGAAATGCACGACGCGATGCGCGCGGAAATCGCAGGTGATGAAGTCGCCCTGCCAGTCGTCGGGAAACTGCGGCGAGCGGACGACTTCGAGGCTGGCGAACTTAGGATAGTTGCCGGGGCTGATGCTCTGCAATTCGCGCCGCGCGCCGGCGTAAGTGAAGTACATCGCGCCTGGCACGCAATAGGAGACGCCCTGAAAGCCGGCGCCGTCGGTGAAGAACGAGTTGCCGTAGTCGTCCCACGTATGGCCCCACGGGTTGCAACCGCCGCGAGTGAACACTTCGAGTTGATACGTGTAGGGATCGAAACGCCAGATTCCGGCGCTGTTGAGGCGGCGCACGCCGAGCGGTGTCTCGATGTGCGTGTGAGTGTAGATGGACTGATTCATGTAGATATGTCCATCATAACCCCAGCGCAGCGTGTGGAGATTGTGGTGCGTGTCTTCGGTGCCGAAACTGGAAAGCACGATGCGCTTTTCGTCGGCCTTGCCGTCGCCATTGGTGTCCTTGAAATAAAGCAATTCGTGACTGGCCGCGACGTAGCAACCACCGTTGCTGTCGGGCAAAACGCCCGTGGGTATCAGTAAACCATCCGCGAACACTGCGGATTTGTCGGCTTTACCGTCGCCGTTGGTGTCCTCGAGGACAATGACGCGGTCGGTCGCGGGCTGGCCTGGTTTGATCTGCGGATAAACCTCGGAACTGGCGACCCAAAGCCGGCCCTGTGCATCCCAATTGATTTCAATCGGCTTGTGCAACAATGGATCCTCGGCCCAAAGATTGACCTCAAAGCCGTCCGCAATATCGAACGTCGGAGTCGGGAGCGGCTTCATGGCTTTCTCGGGTTGCTTCTCCTTGCGTAACAGTTCGGTGACCTCCTTTACGGTCGCGGGGTCCTGATGCTTCAGATCACGCAACTTTGCGATGCGGGCTTCCCATTGGGCAATGAGCGGCTCGAATTGTGGCAGTTCGGCGGCATTCTGACCCTGCTCCTGTTTGCGGAAGCCGAGAAGGTAAGTCCAGTTCTCCGGCCGCCAGCGGTGGAAGAAGAGTTCATTCTTTTTTCGGATGGCCGAGCGAAGCAACTCGTACTGTTTTCCCGCTCCAATGCGCTCATGGTGAAGAAGCCCTTGTTCGATGAACGCCGCAATGAAGGCATAAGAGTCCTGCGTGAGGTGAATGCCGTCCACGGTCGATCGCTTGCCCCGGGCATCGAAGGAATCCGGCGGCCAGTCGAGCAATTGCTGAAAGTAGCATTTGCGAACTTCCGCCAATTTCGCAATCGCCTGTTCGCAGAGCTTCAAGACAACCGCGTGGCGGTTCAGGCAATCTGCCGAGCAACCGTCATGATCGCCGTGCGGAGTTGGTCCCAACAGCACGAACCTGACCTTCTGCCCACTGACCTCTTCGATGGCGTTCATCAACTTGTTCATGTCCGCCTCGAACTTCTCGATCTTCGCCTGCCGCTGCTCCTTGGTTGTCTCGTCCGCCGCTTCCAACGCCGCCGTCATTCCGTAGCTGAGGAACGCGACGGTCGGCTTCACGAGCGTCACCTGTTCCTTCACGCGCTTGAGCCAGTCGTCCTCGGACTTGTTCCAGTCGAAACTCGCGCGCGCCCGGCCCATCGGAGTGTCCGCAGCCCAGCCAAGGTTGCGATAGCTCACGTTGCGGTCGGGGAATGCTGCCGTGAGTCGCGTCTCAATGTGGCCGTAGTCCACCTCGCGCTCGAAGAATGTGTCGCCGATAAAAAGAACGCGGTCGCCGTTCTTCAGTTCAAACGATTGCTCATCCTGGGCAAGACCGGCCTGGGAGAACAACAGTCCGATGGCGAGTCGCAAAGAGAAGTCACGCAGGGTCCTGGCAGATTGAAGTTTCATCGTCCCTTGAGCGCCGTGAAAATCGTCATCGCCATCATGCCGGCGCCGGCGGCATTCGGGTGAATCTGGTCGGGAAAATACTCCGGGCGACTGCCCAAAGCCTGGTGAAGATCAATCGTCGGCAGATTCCGTTCGTCCGCAACTCGCCTGATGGCCGGGATGATTTGTCCGTACAAAGTCGCCTCGTTGATGCCCCACTTCGTTTCATAGACCGGCGGCGGCAGACAAACCCAGATCTTCGGCTTCGAAGGCAGCGCCTCAAAATGATCGAGCATCGCGCGCAGATCGTCTGCGAATTCGCCGCCATGCGCCCAGTTCTGAGGCTTGGAGTCGTTTGTGCCGAGCGCGAGGATGATCGCTTGCGGTGCGAAATCGGCCAGTTGCTCGAACTGCTTT encodes:
- a CDS encoding GDSL-type esterase/lipase family protein translates to MKQLSFRGTAIALCAFLVGCSSAPPRPALRVSDYHGTIRVACVGDSITFGAGVENRETNCYPIVLGKLLGSRFEVRNFGVSGATLLKKGDLSYWNLKQFEQLADFAPQAIILALGTNDSKPQNWAHGGEFADDLRAMLDHFEALPSKPKIWVCLPPPVYETKWGINEATLYGQIIPAIRRVADERNLPTIDLHQALGSRPEYFPDQIHPNAAGAGMMAMTIFTALKGR